A portion of the Achromobacter sp. MFA1 R4 genome contains these proteins:
- a CDS encoding TraV family lipoprotein — protein sequence MKKLLLVCSLTVALSGCASILDPAGGRSSFTCMDPNNPDSLQDGITCKTPMAVIKSTDQPMPLRESDLPFGVTMKDVESGAVAGNVQIGSFPAGKSDRQRTQGATVAGSYDLVTAVGAGAGPGAGSDIYGKPVREPAVVMRIWVAPWIDARDDLHYPSYVFTEVQPRRWAMGAAGFVNRGILAPAKMVRPAGAKAVGSPRVPRSGGSQEPAESSATSTRENSIKDMGGMPQITNP from the coding sequence ATGAAGAAGCTCCTATTGGTGTGTTCGTTAACCGTGGCCCTCAGCGGTTGCGCGTCGATCTTGGATCCCGCGGGCGGCCGCTCTTCGTTCACGTGCATGGATCCGAACAATCCGGATTCGCTGCAAGACGGAATTACGTGCAAAACGCCGATGGCCGTCATCAAGTCGACCGATCAACCGATGCCTCTGAGGGAGAGCGATTTGCCCTTCGGGGTGACCATGAAGGACGTTGAATCCGGGGCGGTCGCGGGCAATGTGCAGATCGGAAGCTTTCCGGCTGGCAAGAGCGATCGGCAGCGGACGCAAGGAGCTACGGTTGCAGGCTCCTATGACCTGGTCACGGCCGTCGGTGCCGGGGCTGGCCCGGGCGCTGGAAGCGACATCTACGGTAAGCCCGTTCGCGAGCCCGCCGTGGTGATGCGCATTTGGGTGGCACCGTGGATCGACGCACGTGACGACCTGCATTACCCCTCGTACGTCTTCACCGAAGTCCAGCCCCGCCGCTGGGCTATGGGGGCGGCTGGTTTCGTTAATCGAGGAATTCTGGCGCCGGCGAAGATGGTGCGGCCGGCGGGTGCGAAGGCTGTCGGTTCGCCGCGTGTGCCGCGCTCCGGCGGATCTCAGGAACCCGCCGAATCCTCTGCAACAAGCACCAGGGAAAACAGCATTAAGGACATGGGAGGAATGCCACAAATCACCAACCCGTAG
- a CDS encoding TraB/VirB10 family protein, which translates to MSEKKGLKDWWNEQGSGVRLGIVGVSFIVVVVLLFILLKPAPKKRVPKNPEPPVSANMLLPKPKDRTVEMLAGDLTAQSKQLKDLGDQIKQEREARKQILGRLEDAIDKIKSAPGADGVSKDILSEVQKLSTRLDSLEGKKELGAGYQLPNAPASSLPSGAPMAAPTASPEVKAIRIRVTENATPKPEEPRTDSEAPGEYVPMTTVFEGHLITGMDAPTDQSAKAKVNAVPGILRVKGISSMPNGHTSQSLNDCRVLVAGYGGLSDERAQLRTESIACIIPNDDPTKEPRVVEAPLDGFVLGEDGRVGVRGRLVSKQGQLIAKTLMAGVLSGFGDALKPTRVQGLDLNPSGSVQTQSVDASTIGKTGLATGLSDAAKSVSEYYLKLADQMMPVLEVDAGRKVTVALKKGFVLK; encoded by the coding sequence ATGAGCGAGAAGAAAGGTCTGAAGGACTGGTGGAACGAGCAAGGCTCGGGTGTTCGTCTGGGGATCGTCGGCGTCAGCTTCATCGTCGTCGTGGTGCTGCTCTTCATTCTTCTGAAGCCCGCGCCCAAGAAGCGCGTCCCGAAGAATCCCGAGCCCCCGGTGTCGGCAAACATGCTGCTGCCAAAGCCGAAGGATCGCACGGTCGAGATGCTCGCTGGCGACCTTACGGCGCAATCAAAGCAGTTGAAGGATCTTGGAGACCAGATCAAGCAGGAGCGAGAGGCCCGGAAGCAAATCCTCGGTCGTTTGGAGGACGCGATTGACAAGATCAAATCGGCGCCAGGCGCGGACGGCGTGTCCAAGGACATTCTTTCTGAGGTCCAGAAGCTGAGCACACGCCTGGACTCGCTGGAAGGGAAGAAGGAGTTGGGTGCGGGATATCAGCTTCCGAATGCCCCAGCCTCTTCTTTGCCTTCCGGAGCTCCGATGGCCGCACCCACGGCCAGTCCGGAGGTGAAGGCCATTCGCATCCGGGTTACCGAGAACGCCACGCCAAAGCCCGAAGAGCCACGGACAGATTCCGAGGCTCCTGGTGAATACGTCCCGATGACCACGGTGTTTGAAGGGCACCTCATCACGGGTATGGACGCTCCGACTGACCAGTCCGCCAAGGCAAAAGTGAACGCGGTACCCGGAATCCTCCGCGTTAAGGGCATTTCGTCAATGCCCAATGGACATACGTCGCAGTCGCTGAATGATTGCCGCGTGCTGGTCGCAGGCTACGGGGGACTTTCCGACGAGCGTGCCCAGCTGCGCACCGAGAGTATCGCTTGCATCATTCCCAATGACGATCCGACCAAAGAGCCTCGCGTCGTAGAGGCTCCGCTGGATGGGTTTGTGCTAGGCGAAGACGGGCGCGTGGGTGTGCGGGGACGGCTCGTTTCCAAGCAGGGGCAGCTGATCGCAAAGACGTTGATGGCCGGCGTGCTGTCCGGATTCGGCGACGCGTTAAAGCCGACCCGCGTACAGGGCTTGGATCTCAACCCTTCGGGAAGCGTCCAGACTCAGTCCGTCGACGCCAGCACGATCGGAAAGACCGGGCTTGCAACAGGCCTCTCCGACGCCGCCAAGAGCGTGAGCGAGTACTACCTGAAGTTGGCAGATCAAATGATGCCGGTGCTCGAAGTTGACGCCGGCAGGAAGGTGACCGTGGCACTTAAGAAAGGATTTGTACTGAAATGA
- a CDS encoding TraC family protein — MSKLKKNHPAENITVTAWDDSSNILYFESKRLKERFIGAVGVTSPVVGTDNQFVERLSVSLSANLPAGSIIHWGILADPDIDAIVEGYLSGKAGAGGILASMAREHAEYIASGTTQPLIPTNGVRVHKKRLFVGIKVPVTAADVAADDLAPATEHVTGLFDRLKTAGFHFRLLDEAGYRRIVKKVHNPWASDDDCVAPLDEERPLNEQILPNSFSVDYSQDHASISFNDGQHFAKVLSVNNFPQRAHSWIMNEVIGDAKGLTNQIQEPFYLSFVMLYPDQQALKRKVGLMSTVINNQAYGPTIKLWPVIGYKKKRIDTLVHALNGRGEIGVQVSMALVIYSKSKDRLRSYSESLCTYYRAIGGKGKKFDIREDKRILRTVFEQALPLNGSEGGLHRSFRLRSMSVPQAVRFLPIYGDGTGSRTSSGTLVLTRRGEAAMIDPLATPGNANGLVYAESGSGKSFWVQAVVSDMLASGVKVWIIDDGRSYEKLGRSLGPDKCQVITFSKESFLSLNPFTSIPLGGFKKRCRCSRRSSRRWPRQMMGWTT; from the coding sequence ATGAGCAAGCTCAAGAAAAACCATCCCGCCGAGAACATCACGGTCACTGCGTGGGATGACTCCTCCAATATCCTCTACTTCGAATCCAAACGGTTGAAGGAGCGTTTCATTGGCGCGGTGGGTGTCACCTCGCCGGTGGTGGGAACCGACAACCAGTTCGTTGAGCGCCTTTCAGTATCCTTGTCTGCGAACCTTCCCGCGGGGTCCATCATTCATTGGGGTATCCTCGCCGATCCCGACATCGATGCCATTGTGGAGGGCTACCTCTCAGGGAAGGCCGGTGCTGGCGGCATATTGGCCTCGATGGCTCGCGAGCATGCCGAATACATAGCGTCAGGGACCACGCAGCCGCTCATTCCGACGAATGGAGTCCGGGTCCACAAAAAACGGCTTTTTGTGGGAATTAAAGTGCCAGTGACCGCGGCTGACGTCGCGGCCGACGATCTCGCACCCGCGACCGAGCACGTCACAGGGCTGTTTGACCGCCTGAAGACCGCGGGCTTTCATTTTCGTCTGCTCGACGAGGCGGGGTATCGGCGAATCGTTAAGAAGGTCCACAACCCCTGGGCTTCAGACGATGATTGTGTGGCCCCGTTGGACGAAGAACGTCCACTCAACGAGCAGATTCTTCCCAACTCGTTCTCGGTCGACTATTCCCAAGATCACGCGTCGATATCGTTCAATGACGGGCAGCATTTCGCCAAGGTGCTCAGCGTGAACAACTTCCCCCAGCGTGCGCACTCATGGATCATGAATGAGGTGATAGGCGACGCCAAGGGGCTCACCAATCAGATCCAGGAGCCCTTCTACCTGTCCTTCGTCATGCTTTACCCCGATCAGCAGGCGCTTAAGCGTAAGGTCGGCTTGATGTCGACGGTGATCAACAACCAGGCGTACGGGCCGACGATCAAGCTCTGGCCCGTTATTGGCTATAAGAAAAAGCGTATCGACACGCTCGTCCACGCGTTGAACGGCCGCGGTGAAATTGGCGTGCAAGTGTCCATGGCGCTTGTCATCTATTCGAAGAGCAAGGACCGACTTCGCTCATACAGCGAAAGCTTGTGCACTTACTACCGTGCGATCGGCGGTAAAGGAAAGAAGTTCGATATCCGAGAGGACAAGCGAATCCTGCGCACCGTATTCGAGCAGGCCCTCCCATTGAATGGGAGTGAAGGCGGGTTGCACCGTTCCTTCCGCCTGCGCTCCATGTCAGTTCCGCAAGCCGTGCGATTTTTGCCGATCTATGGCGACGGAACGGGGAGTCGGACCTCGTCAGGAACCCTAGTTCTAACACGACGTGGCGAAGCCGCGATGATAGACCCGCTGGCTACACCCGGTAATGCAAACGGCCTCGTGTATGCCGAATCTGGCAGTGGGAAGTCCTTTTGGGTGCAGGCGGTCGTCTCCGACATGCTGGCCTCAGGGGTGAAGGTGTGGATTATCGATGACGGCCGATCCTACGAGAAGCTTGGTCGGTCGCTGGGCCCCGATAAATGCCAGGTCATCACCTTCTCCAAGGAAAGCTTTCTGTCGCTCAATCCTTTCACATCAATTCCATTGGGGGGCTTCAAGAAGAGATGTCGCTGCTCTCGACGATCTTCACGAAGATGGCCGCGCCAAATGATGGGCTGGACGACGTGA